A stretch of the Aulosira sp. FACHB-615 genome encodes the following:
- the aroF gene encoding 3-deoxy-7-phosphoheptulonate synthase, whose amino-acid sequence MINAKLASQSHPNHQTIVKLSETVAFGGEELVIIGGPCTVESLEQMETVAQKLSSAPVQALRGGVYKPRTSPYAFQGMAEAGLEVLARVRSLYNMPVVTEVMAISQIETVAASADMLQIGSRNMQNFDLLKALGQVDKPILLKRGLAATIEEFVMAAEYILSHGNPNVVLCERGIRSFDNYTRNVLDLGAVAALKQITHLPVIVDPSHAVGKRELVAPVAKAAVACGADGLIIECHPEPEKSVSDARQALSLEDMVNLVDVLKPVAAAVGRRISENTGVGLKPTPICYAA is encoded by the coding sequence ATGATTAACGCCAAACTAGCCTCCCAATCTCATCCCAACCACCAAACAATTGTGAAACTTTCCGAGACAGTCGCCTTCGGTGGTGAAGAATTAGTGATTATTGGCGGCCCTTGTACAGTGGAAAGCTTAGAACAAATGGAAACAGTTGCTCAAAAGCTATCATCTGCACCCGTACAAGCCTTACGGGGTGGTGTTTACAAACCCCGCACCTCGCCTTATGCTTTCCAAGGTATGGCTGAAGCAGGATTAGAAGTTTTAGCGAGAGTGCGATCGCTCTACAATATGCCAGTAGTTACAGAAGTTATGGCAATTTCGCAAATTGAAACTGTCGCCGCATCTGCTGATATGCTGCAAATTGGTAGCCGCAACATGCAAAACTTCGACTTACTCAAAGCCTTGGGACAAGTTGACAAACCAATCTTGCTCAAGCGTGGTTTAGCCGCCACCATAGAAGAATTCGTTATGGCTGCTGAATATATCCTCAGTCATGGAAACCCAAATGTCGTGCTGTGTGAACGTGGTATTCGCAGTTTCGACAATTACACCCGCAACGTCTTAGATTTAGGCGCAGTCGCCGCCCTCAAACAAATCACTCACTTACCGGTGATTGTAGATCCTTCCCACGCCGTCGGTAAACGCGAACTAGTCGCACCTGTCGCCAAAGCGGCTGTAGCTTGTGGCGCAGATGGGTTAATTATTGAGTGTCACCCAGAACCAGAAAAATCCGTTTCCGATGCCCGTCAAGCACTGTCTTTAGAAGACATGGTGAACTTAGTTGATGTTTTAAAGCCCGTAGCAGCAGCCGTTGGGCGCAGAATATCAGAAAACACAGGGGTGGGTTTAAAACCTACCCCTATTTGTTACGCGGCTTAG
- a CDS encoding Uma2 family endonuclease codes for MVKTPTQPITLEEFLKLPETKPSLEYIDGQIIQKPMPQGKHSAIQGEFVPAINNIVKPKRIARAFPELRCTFGGRSIVPDIVVFTWDRIPRDENGEIANTFALAPDWTIEILSPDQNQTKVTKNILHSLKYGTQMGWLIDPDEQTVFVYQPKQETTVFDEPDALISLPSFMSELQLTVRDLFAWLL; via the coding sequence ATGGTAAAAACTCCTACTCAACCCATCACGTTAGAGGAATTTCTCAAACTACCAGAAACTAAACCGAGCTTAGAATATATTGACGGTCAAATTATCCAAAAACCAATGCCACAGGGTAAACACAGCGCAATTCAAGGAGAATTTGTCCCTGCCATCAATAATATAGTCAAGCCAAAACGCATTGCTCGTGCCTTTCCTGAATTGCGTTGTACATTTGGCGGACGTTCAATTGTACCTGATATTGTAGTTTTTACTTGGGATAGAATTCCTCGTGATGAAAATGGAGAAATAGCTAATACTTTTGCTCTGGCTCCAGACTGGACAATTGAAATTTTATCTCCTGATCAGAATCAAACGAAAGTCACAAAAAATATTCTTCATAGCTTAAAATATGGAACTCAAATGGGTTGGTTAATTGACCCAGATGAGCAAACTGTCTTTGTTTATCAACCCAAACAAGAAACTACCGTATTTGATGAGCCAGATGCACTTATTTCTTTACCATCTTTTATGAGTGAACTTCAACTTACTGTGAGAGATTTATTTGCTTGGTTATTGTAG
- a CDS encoding Uma2 family endonuclease, protein MVSTIKHRYTLDEYRAIEEKAEGRSEYRDGEIFPMPGGTLKHSRIGRNILTYISFLLRDTSFEPINSDLRLWIPEYRRGVYPDVMVFDGEPQLNEGRLDEVLNPTVIVEVLSPSTADYDRQHKFRMYRSIPSFSEYLLIEQDEPFVEKYTKQTQGWLLSDFKGLEGSIALESAGIDLPIAEIYRGVVFEI, encoded by the coding sequence ATGGTTTCCACAATTAAGCACCGTTACACTTTGGATGAATATCGCGCCATTGAAGAAAAAGCCGAAGGACGCAGCGAATATCGAGATGGAGAAATTTTCCCAATGCCAGGAGGAACGCTCAAACATAGCCGAATCGGTCGAAACATTTTGACTTATATTAGCTTTTTGCTGCGTGATACTTCATTTGAGCCAATTAACAGCGATTTACGCCTATGGATTCCTGAATATCGGCGGGGTGTATATCCAGATGTGATGGTTTTTGATGGAGAACCACAACTCAATGAAGGACGCTTAGATGAAGTATTGAATCCTACAGTAATTGTTGAAGTATTATCACCTAGTACCGCAGATTATGACCGACAACATAAGTTTCGGATGTATCGGTCTATTCCTAGTTTTAGTGAATATTTATTAATTGAACAGGATGAGCCTTTTGTTGAGAAATATACCAAGCAAACTCAAGGTTGGTTGCTGAGTGATTTTAAAGGTTTAGAGGGTTCGATTGCTTTGGAATCTGCCGGGATTGATTTACCAATAGCGGAAATTTATCGCGGCGTTGTATTTGAAATTTAG